From the Pseudomonas monsensis genome, the window GGGAGTTACCAGGCGTGTATGCATCAGGGCGCGCGATCATACCGGGACTGGTGGATTTTTGAACAACCTTTCGCCAGATTTTTTCTACAGACAGGCCGGCGGCCGGACAATTCGGCACAACCCCTGCATTCATTAGCCCACTCGCCAAGGTTATGTCGGGCTATCTCACCGTCTTCGGAAATACTGCAGAACCTGCGCCTCTACCGTCGGTCAGACCGTCTAGGCTCAGACAATTCCCCGCTCGCTCGAGGTCCTATCGATGACTCAAGAACCACTAGTTCGCGAAGCAGAGGTGGCCGCATTCCGCGACGCCGTCCTGACCAAGCTCACCTATGCAGTGGGCAAAGACCCGGATCACGCCTTTGACCATGACTGGTTCGAGGCCATTGCCCTGGCGGCCCGCGACCACATGGTCGAACACTGGATGGACCACACCCGGCAGATTTACCGCAAAGGCCAGAAGCGGGTGTATTACCTCTCGCTGGAATTTCTCATCGGCCGTTTGCTCTACGACAGCCTGAGCAACCTCGGTCTGCTCGATGTCGCCCGTGAAGCGCTGACTGAGCTCGGTGTCGATCTGGAGCGGATTCGCCTGCTTGAGCCGGATGCGGCACTCGGCAACGGCGGCCTCGGCCGGCTGGCGGCGTGCTTCATGGAAAGCATGTCGACCCTCGGCATCGCCGGGCATGGCTACGGGATTCGCTATGAACACGGCTTGTTCCGTCAGGCCATCGTCGATGGCTGGCAGCAGGAGCAGACCGAACACTGGCTGGATTTCGGCAACCCGTGGGAGTTCGAGCGTCCGGAAGTGGTGTACAGCATCGGCTTCGGCGGCAGCGTCGAAACCGTCACCGATGCCAGCGGCAAGACCAGGCAGGTCTGGTCGCCAGCGGAAACGGTACGCGCGATTGCCTACGACACACCGGTGGTCGGCTGGCGCGGGGCGAGCGTCAATACCCTGCGCCTGTGGCGCGCACGCGCCATGGAAGACCTGCACCTGGAGCGCTTCAACGCCGGTGACCACTTGGGGGCGGTTGCTGAAGTCGCCCGGGCTGAAAGTATCTCCCGCGTGCTCTACCCGGCGGACAGCACCGAAGCGGGGCAGGAGCTGCGCCTGCGTCAGGAGTACTTCTTTGTCGCCGCCTCCCTGCAGGACTTGCTGCGTCGTCATCGCAACATGCACACCTCGGTGCTGACCCTGGGCGATCACGCAGCGATTCAGCTCAACGACACGCACCCCTCGATTGCTGTCGCCGAACTGATGCGCCAACTGGTCGATGTCTACGACGTGGCCTGGGATGCGGCATGGCAAGTCACCGTCGACACGCTGTCGTACACCAACCACACGCTGCTGCCGGAAGCGCTGGAAACCTGGCCGGTCGGCCTTATGGAGCGGATGCTGCCGCGGCACATGCAGATCATCTACCTGATCAATGCCCAGCACATCGACTCGCTGCGAGCCAAGGGCATTCACGATTTCGACGTGCTGCGCGCAGTGTCGCTGATCGAAGAGGACAACGGTCGCCGGGTGCGCATGGGCAACCTCGCGTTCCTTGGTTCGCACAGCGTCAACGGCGTGTCCGGGTTGCACACGCAGTTGATGCGCAAGACCGTATTCGCCGAACTGCACAAGCTTTATCCAGAGCGGATCAACAACAAAACCAACGGCATCACCTTCCGCCGCTGGTTGTTCCAGGCCAACTCCGAGCTGACCTCGATGTTGGTCGACGCACTCGGTCCGGAGGTTCTCGATAATCCCGAAGAGCGCCTGCTCGACCTCGAACCGTTCGCCGAGAAAACCGCGTTCCGCAAAGCCTTCGCCGAGCAACGCCTGCACAGCAAGAAAGCCTTGGCCTATCTGATTCACGAGCGGTTGGGCATCGCGGTCAATCCGGCAGCGATGTTCGACGTGCAGGTCAAACGGATCCACGAATACAAGCGCCAGTTGCTCAACCTGATGCACACCGTGGCGCTGTATCAAGCGATTCGTGCCGAGCCCGAAGTCGATTGGGTGCCGCGGGTGAAGATCTTCGCCGGCAAGGCGGCCGCGAGTTATCACCAGGCCAAATTGATCATCAAGCTGACCAACGACATCGCCCGTGTCGTCAACAATGACCCGACGGTGCGCGGCTTGCTGAAAGTGGTGTTTTTGCCCAACTACAACGTCAGCCTGGCCGAGAGCATCATTCCGGCGGCGGACTTGTCCGAGCAGATTTCCACGGCCGGTTTCGAAGCGTCGGGCACCAGCAACATGAAGTTCGGCCTCAACGGCGCGCTGACCATTGGCACCCTCGACGGCGCCAACGTGGAAATGTGCGAACGCATCGGTGCCGAGCACATGTTCATCTTCGGCCTCAGTGCGCAGCAGGTTGAAGCGCGCAAACAGAACCACGAGTTCAGTGCGGCGCCGGACATTGCCGCGTCGCATCGTTTGAGCGACGTGCTGCAGGCGATCCGCAGCGGCGTGTTCTCGCCGGATGACACCTCACGCTACACCGGGCTGATCGACTCGCTGGTGGACTACGACCGCTTCCTGGTCTGTGCCGACTTCGATTCCTACTGGGAAGCGCAGAAACGCGTTGAAGCGCACTGGCATGACAGCAACAACTGGTGGCGTTCGGCGGTGCTCAACACCGCGCGGATGGGCTGGTTCTCTTCCGACCGGACGATTCGCGAGTACGCCACGGATATCTGGAAAGCGCTGGAGTAACTTTTCACCCGGCTCGATATAATCGGCGCGCCGGAAAAGATCGCAGCCTTCGGCAGCTCCTGCACAGGTGTTCACATAACCCTGCAGGCGCTGCCGAAGGCTGCGATCTTTTTGGATCAGGCTGCGCTAATCTTCCCGGATTGGCCTTTGCGCTTAGGGATATCGACCATGCAATGGATGTTCATGTTGATCGGGCTGCTGCTCGGCTGGCTGCTCGACGAGTCGTTCAGTGATGCGCTGTTGGGTGCATTGCTGGGGCTGGTCATCGGTCAGACGATCCGTATTACCCGACTCGGCTCGCAGACTGCCGAGCACAAACGTCAACTTGAACAGGCAAAAGTCGCCTTGCAGGCTGTCGAGCAACGTCTGTTTCTGCTCGAAGGTGCCGGCGTAAGCACTGCACCACCGAGGGTTGCGCCGGCTCCGGAAGCCGTCGAACCGGTGTTCGTCGCCGAACAGGCACCCGCTGCCGCACCGGAACTGGTCTGGGAGTTGCCGCCCGAGCTTGAACCGCTTTCCGCCGTCGCCAGCGAAACCAGTCAGCCGCTACCAGCCGATGTCTGGCGTCTGGACGCCATCACCGACGAGCCAACAGCCCCTGCACAACCTGCTGAACCCCGTGGCCCGAACCTGATCGAGCGCGGCATCAGTGCCGCGCGCAACTGGCTGTTTGGCGGCAACACGGTGCTGCGAGTCGGCGTGGTGTTGCTGTTTTTCGGTCTGGCGTTCCTGTTGCGTTACGCCACCGAAGGCATGGTCGTGCCGATCGAGTTGCGCTACGCCGGGGTCGCGGCTGCGGCGTTGGGACTGCTCGCGCTGGGGTGGTGGTTGCGCCGGCGCAACAGCAATTACGCGTTGATGCTGCAGGGCACCGGGATTGCGGTGCTGTATCTGACGGTGTTTGCGGCGATGCGTTTGCACCCGCTGCTTGATCCGTCGGCTGCGTTGGGCTTGCTGGTCGCGGTGACGGTGTTTTCGGCGATTCTGGCGATTACTCAAGATGCACTGGGCCTGGCCGCCGCCGCA encodes:
- a CDS encoding glycogen/starch/alpha-glucan phosphorylase — protein: MTQEPLVREAEVAAFRDAVLTKLTYAVGKDPDHAFDHDWFEAIALAARDHMVEHWMDHTRQIYRKGQKRVYYLSLEFLIGRLLYDSLSNLGLLDVAREALTELGVDLERIRLLEPDAALGNGGLGRLAACFMESMSTLGIAGHGYGIRYEHGLFRQAIVDGWQQEQTEHWLDFGNPWEFERPEVVYSIGFGGSVETVTDASGKTRQVWSPAETVRAIAYDTPVVGWRGASVNTLRLWRARAMEDLHLERFNAGDHLGAVAEVARAESISRVLYPADSTEAGQELRLRQEYFFVAASLQDLLRRHRNMHTSVLTLGDHAAIQLNDTHPSIAVAELMRQLVDVYDVAWDAAWQVTVDTLSYTNHTLLPEALETWPVGLMERMLPRHMQIIYLINAQHIDSLRAKGIHDFDVLRAVSLIEEDNGRRVRMGNLAFLGSHSVNGVSGLHTQLMRKTVFAELHKLYPERINNKTNGITFRRWLFQANSELTSMLVDALGPEVLDNPEERLLDLEPFAEKTAFRKAFAEQRLHSKKALAYLIHERLGIAVNPAAMFDVQVKRIHEYKRQLLNLMHTVALYQAIRAEPEVDWVPRVKIFAGKAAASYHQAKLIIKLTNDIARVVNNDPTVRGLLKVVFLPNYNVSLAESIIPAADLSEQISTAGFEASGTSNMKFGLNGALTIGTLDGANVEMCERIGAEHMFIFGLSAQQVEARKQNHEFSAAPDIAASHRLSDVLQAIRSGVFSPDDTSRYTGLIDSLVDYDRFLVCADFDSYWEAQKRVEAHWHDSNNWWRSAVLNTARMGWFSSDRTIREYATDIWKALE